A region from the Microcebus murinus isolate Inina chromosome 27, M.murinus_Inina_mat1.0, whole genome shotgun sequence genome encodes:
- the CAMSAP3 gene encoding calmodulin-regulated spectrin-associated protein 3 isoform X2: MVEAAPPGPGPLRRTFLVPEIKSLDQYDFSRAKAAASLAWVLRAAFGGAEHVPPELWEPFYTDQYAQEHVKPPVTRLLLSAELYCRAWRQALPQLETPPSPSALLALLARRGTVPALPERPVREADLRHQPILMGAHLAVIDALMVAFAFEWTKTLPGPLALTSLEHKLLFWVDTTVRRLQEKTEQEAAQRAAPAAPADGAAPSQPSIRYRKDRAVARRAPCFPTVTTLQDLASGAALAATIHCYCPQLLRLEEVCLKDPMSVADSLYNLQLVQDFCASRLPRGCPLSLEDLLYVPPPLKVNLVVLLAEMFMCFEVLKPDFVQAKDLPDGHAASPRGTEASQPQNVSGSSSPVFNFRHPLLSPGGPQSPLRGSTGSLKSSPSMSHMEALGKAWNRQLSRPLSQAVSFSTPFGLDSDVDVVMGDPVLLRSVSSDSLGPPRPVPARTPTQPPPEPGDLPTIEEALQIIHSAEPRLLPDGAADGSFYLHSPEAPSKPALASPYLPEGTSKPLSDGPSKAPVYLPHPEGPSKPSPCPVGEASKPPVPSEGSPVATNSEVKMTSFAERKKQLVKAEAEAGAGSPTSTPAPPEALSSEMSELGARLEEKRRAIEAQKRRIEAIFAKHRQRLGKSAFLQVQPREASGDADVEAEAGLAPGGERPAGEGQGEPTSRPKSVTFSPELGPVPPEGLGEYNRAVSKLSAALSSLQRDMQRLTDQQQRLLAPPEAPGPSPPAAAWVIPGPTTGPKAASPSPARRAPATRRSPGPGPSPAPRSPKHARPAELRLAPLTRVLTPPHDVDSLPHLRKFSPSQVPVQTRSSILLAEGPPPEEPVARPGLIEIPLGSLEEPPAGDEGDGSPPGAEDSLEEEVSSEGEPRAGLGFFYKDDDKPEDEMAQKRASLLERQQRRAEEARRRKQWQEAEKEQRREEAVRLAQEEASAAPAAPTAPAARAPVEEEVGPRRGEFTRLEYERRAQLKLMDDLDKVLRPRASGTGGPGRGGRRAPRPRSGCCDDSALARSPARGLLGSRLSKIYSQSTLSLSTVANEASNNLGVKRPTSRAPSPSGLMSPSRLPGSRERDWENGSNASSPASVPEYTGPRLYKEPSAKSNKFIIHNALSHCCLAGKVNEPQKNRILEEIEKSKANHFLILFRDSSCQFRALYTLSGETEELSRLAGYGPRTVTPAMVEGIYKYNSDRKRFTQIPAKTMSMSVDAFTIQGHLWQSKKPTTPKKGGGTPK; the protein is encoded by the exons ATGGTGGAGGCGGCGCCCCCGGGGCCCGGGCCGCTGCGGAGGACCTTCCTGGTGCCCGAGATCAAGTCGCTGGACCAGTACGATTTCTCGCGGGCCAAGGCGGCGGCCAGCCTGGCGTGGGTGCTGCGGGCCGCGTTCGGGGGCGCAG aGCACGTGCCCCCGGAGCTGTGGGAGCCCTTCTACACGGACCAGTACGCGCAGGAGCACGTGAAGCCCCCGGTGACACGGCTGCTGCTCTCGGCCGAGCTCTACTGCCGGGCCTGGCGCCAGGCGCTGCCGCAGCTCGAGACAccccccagcccctctgcacTGCTGGCCCTGCTGGCGCGGAGGGGGACGGTGCCCGCGCTGCCCGAGCGCCCGGTGCGTGAGGCGGACCTGAGACACCAGCCCATTCTCATG GGAGCCCACCTGGCTGTCATCGACGCCCTCATGGTTGCCTTCGCCTTCGAGTGGACGAAGACGCTGCCGGGTCCCTTGGCCCTGACCAGTTTGGAGCACAAGCTCCTTTTCTGGGTGGACACG aCTGTCCGGCGGCTGCAGGAAAAGACGGAGCAGGAGGCTGCCCAGCGAGCTGCTCCCGCCGCCCCTGCAGATGGGGCGGCCCCATCTCAGCCCTCG ATCCGGTACCGCAAGGACCGTGCCGTGGCCCGCCGCGCCCCCTGCTTCCCGACCGTGACGACCCTCCAGGACTTGGCCAGTGGGGCCGCGCTGGCTGCCACAATCCACTGCTATTGTCCCCAGCTGCTGCGACTCGAGG AGGTGTGCCTCAAGGACCCCATGTCCGTGGCGGACAGCCTGTACAACCTCCAGCTGGTGCAAGATTTCTGTGCCTCCCGCCTCCCGCGGGGCTGCCCTCTTTCCCTGGAGGATTTGCTCTATGTCCCACCCCCGCTCAAG GTCAACCTGGTCGTGCTGCTGGCCGAGATGTTCATGTGCTTTGAGGTGCTCAAGCCCGACTTCGTGCAAGCCAAGGACTTGCCCGACGGTCACG CCGCCTCCCCCCGGGGCACCGAGGCCTCCCAACCTCAGAATGTCAGTGGCAGCAG TTCTCCTGTCTTCAACTTCCGCCACCCACTCCTGTCACCGGGCGGCCCCCAGTCTCCGCTCCGAGGATCCACAG GCTCCCTGAAGTCCTCCCCGTCCATGTCCCACATGGAGGCCCTCGGCAAGGCCTGGAACCGGCAGCTCAG CCGTCCCCTCTCCCAGGCTGTGTCATTCAGCACCCCCTTTGGCCTGGACAGCGACGTGGACGTCGTCATGGGAGACCCTGTCCTCCTCCGCTCGGTCAGCTCGGACAGTTTGGGTCCCCCTCGTCCCGTGCCGGCCCGGACCCCTACCCAGCCACCCCCGGAGCCTGGCGACCTGCCTACCATCGAGGAGGCCCTGCAGATCATCCACAGCGCCGAGCCCCGGCTGCTCCCAGACGGGGCTGCCGACGGCAGCTTCTACCTCCACTCCCCGGAGGCGCCCTCCAAGCCGGCCCTGGCCTCCCCCTACCTGCCCGAGGGGACCTCCAAACCTCTGTCCGACGGGCCCAGCAAGGCACCCGTCTACCTGCCGCACCCCGAGGGCCCCTCGAAACCATCTCCCTGCCCTGTGGGGGAGGCATCGAAACCGCCGGTCCCCTCCGAGGGCTCCCCAGTGGCCACCAACTCCGAAGTGAAGATGACCAGCTTTGCCGAACGCAAGAAGCAGCTGGTGAAGgcagaggctgaggccggagCGGGGTCCCCCAcgtccaccccagccccacccgaGGCCCTGAGCTCCGAGATGAGCGAGCTGGGCGCCCGGCTGGAGGAGAAGCGCAGGGCCATAGAGGCTCAGAAGCGGCGGATTGAGGCCATCTTCGCCAAGCACCGCCAGCGCCTGGGCAAGAGCGCCTTCCTGCAGGTGCAGCCCCGGGAGGCCTCGGGGGATGCGGATGTGGAGGCCGAGGCCGGGCTGGCCCCCGGTGGGGAGCGGCCGGCAGGCGAGGGCCAGGGCGAGCCGACCTCCAGGCCCAAGTCAGTGACCTTCTCCCCGGAGCTGGGCCCGGTGCCCCCCGAGGGGCTGGGGGAGTACAACCGAGCGGTCAGCAAGCTGAGTGCCGCGCTGAGCTCGCTGCAGCGGGACATGCAGAGGCTCACGGACCAGCAGCAGCGGCTCCTGGCCCCGCCGGAGGCCCCTGGACCCTCCCCACCTGCCGCTGCCTGGGTCATCCCTGGCCCCACAACGGGGCCCAAGGCCGcgtcccccagccctgcccggcgTGCCCCGGCCACCCGACGCAGCCCTGGGCCCGGGCCTAGCCCAGCGCCCCGCAGCCCGAAGCACGCACGGCCGGCGGAGCTGCGGCTGGCGCCCCTGACCAGGGTGCTCACGCCACCCCACGACGTGGACAGCCTCCCCCACCTGCGCAAGTTCTCGCCGAGCCAGGTGCCCGTGCAGACGCGCTCCTCCATCCTCCTGGCCGAGGGGCCGCCTCCCGAGGAGCCCGTGGCCCGGCCCGGCCTCATTGAGATCCCGCTGGGCAGCCTGGAAGAGCCCCCCGCTGGGGACGAGGGCGACGGGAGCCCCCCTGGTGCGGAGGATTCGTTGGAGGAAGAGGTGTCTTCAGAGGGGGAGccccgggccgggctggggtTCTTCTACAAG GACGATGACAAGCCTGAGGACGAGATGGCGCAGAAGCGGGCCAGCCTGCTGGAGCGGCAGCAGCGGCGGGCGGAGGAGGCGCGGCGGCGCAAGcagtggcaggaggcagagaaggagcaGCGGAGGGAGGAGGCTGTGAG GCTGGCCCAGGAGGAGGCCTCTGCGGCTCCCGCGGCCCCCACGGCCCCCGCCGCTCGGGCCCCCGTCGAGGAGGAGGTGGGCCCCCGGCGGGGCGAGTTCACGCGGCTGGAGTACGAGCGCAGGGCCCAGCTGAAGCTGATGGACGACCTGGACAAGGTGCTGCGGCCCCGGGCCTCGGGGAccggggggccggggcggggcgggcggagaGCCCCCCGGCCACGCTCTGGTTGCTGCGACGACTCGGCCTTGGCGCGAAGCCCAGCCCGCGGACTGCTGG GTTCTCGGCTCAGCAAGATCTACTCCCAGTCCACCCTGTCCTTGTCCACTGTGGCCAACGAGGCCTCCAATAACCTCGGTGTGAAGAGACCGACGTCCCG GGCGCCATCCCCGTCGGGCCTCATGTCCCCCAGCCGCCTGCCTGGCAGCCGTGAGCGCGACTGGGAGAACGGCAGCAACGCCTCCTCCCCGGCGTCGGTGCCCGAGTACACGG GTCCGCGGCTGTACAAGGAGCCCAGCGCCAAGTCCAACAAGTTCATCATCCACAACGCCCTGTCGCACTGCTGCCTGGCGGGCAAGGTGAACGAACCCCAGAAGAACCGCATCCTGGAG GAAATCGAGAAGAGCAAGGCCAACCACTTCCTGATCCTCTTTCGCGACTCGAGCTGCCAGTTCCGGGCGCTCTACACGCTGTCGGGCGAGACGGAGGAGCTGTCGCGGCTGGCGGGCTACGGGCCCCGGACCGTCACGCCCGCCATGGTGGAGGGCATCTACAAGTACAACTCGGACCGCAAGCGCTTCACCCAGATCCCCGCCAAGACCATGTCCATGAGCGTCGATGCCTTCACCATCCAGGGACACCTCTGGCAGAGCAAGAAGCCCACCACTCCCAAGAAGGGTGGCGGCACCCCCAAATAG